CCGCAAGATATTTCATCATGGTATCGGCTCCATACTAATGGGTTTCGATACTGCCGGCGCCTAAACAAAAAACAGGCGCGCGATCCAAAACACCAGCCCTATAACAGCACCGGCGATTTGGGCGGGAACCGCGAAATGCATCTCCCTCTTCACCCCGGACAGTGATGTATAGGTTGACGCCCCGGTATAGTTCATCGCCATGAAGGCCGTGATCGCCGGCGTCAACATCAGCCAGGCAACCGCCTCAAGCCGGTCGCCGGGACTCCTCAGGGAAAGCAGACCCGTGCCCCAGAAGATGGCAACGAGGGCCAGGCCGATAAGGGCGCCCTTGATGAAGAACGCGCGGCCGGGAATCCACGGCAACAGCATTGGCGTCACCACGCCCCCGGCAAGATAGGCAATAAAGATTAGAAGCGCCGCTCTCAATCCGCGCCCCGGCAAGAGGGCCGGATCGTATCCACTCCGGTGAATTCCCGCCAACAGCAGAAAGAGAACCATGGCCATCATTGTATAACCACACCATTGGACAAGCTCTACCGGCACGACGGCCAGGCGGGCGGGAAGGTCGAAGCGGACACGGCGCATCCCGGGTGTGGCTTTCTTGCCATTCTCAAGAAAACGGCGGATGTCGCCCGCCAATACCGGGCCATAGATGACGCGAAACCCGGACCCTTTCTTGATCTCATGGGCGGCGACGCCGGGCGCCCCCAGCTGCGGGAGGATCAGTTCGCGATGGGAGACGATCTCAGCTAGACGGGTCTGCTGCACGCGATGGATCAACTCACCGGTGCCGAAAGTCCCTTTGCCGGCGGCGCACCAGACATTGATGCCTTTTGTGTCGAGGACCAAGATCCAGGCATCCAACCGGCCCAGGTCCTTTCGGAGCGAGTCAAAAGTCAATTTATAATTGGCGGTGACGAGAACCGGGGACTCGGTTGTGGGATGACCGGCGGCGTAGAGGCCCGGGGGAACGGCGTAATTCATCCGGCCGATATTCCAGCGCACCTTCATGCCGCCGATTCGGTCGGCCCGCGAAAGTATCGTTTTAACAATGGGTATGTGCCCAGCCGGCGTCTCAATCGTCCCTGCGGTCCACGCTGTATCGGCCGGCAGAGCACCCTCTTCCTTTAAGGCGGCCGGCGTTATCCCGCAGCAGCCTGCGCTTTTCTTATCCGGTTCTTTCAAATGGATACCCTAATGCACAACCATCAGCTTCCGTGTCCAGACGCCCGCGCCCTCAACCGAAAGCCGCGCGAAATAGAGTCCGGCCGAAGCCGGATGGCCGCCGTCGGTGAGGCCGTTCCATAAAACCGAGCGTTGTGCGCCATCGGCCGGCGTTGTTCCCCGCGCGAGACTCCTGACAAGACGGCCGGAAAGATCATAGAGATCCAACCGATATGATACCCCCGCTGCTGGAATGTTAAATGCGAAAGAAGCGGCTCCCGATGCGGGATTGGGCATTGGTTTTGACAGCCAAAGCCTGGCGCCGGCCATGATGCCGGGAACAGCGGTTGTCGCACCTTCCACCGCCACGTCATCGATAAACCATCCGCCGTCGGTCGCGGCCCCGTCGGAGCCGAAGCGCCAGCGCAGCTGCACCCAGGCGCCGAGATTGGAAAGATCGACCTCGATTTCAACCCACTCGGCACTGTGGCCCGAGAAACAGGGCCGGCCCGGCGCGAAGGGGCTCGCCGGATTGGAAATGATGGTGTGTGTATAACCGCCGACCGGCGTTATCTCCGTATAAGCGCCGCCCTCGATCGATACCTCGAGAACACCGCCGTCCCAGGCTTCGGTGGCGCCTTGATCCTCCGCTTCGATCCAGTGCCAAAAACGCAACGTCGTGTTCTCGCCGACATTGATCAACTGCGTCTCAAGGGCGCCGTCGGCGAGATCATTATAATTGCCGGATCCCGCCCCGCCGAATTTCCAGCAGTACTGACCGCCGGGCGTGTGATTTCTCTGTGTAGAGATGTGCCATTGATCCGAATAATTGGCCGAAACGATTTCGTGACCCCAACTGAAAAATCCCAGGGTGTCCGATACGCCGATGAGAAATCCGAGGTCCTGATCATGCCGTTCGCTGCCGGTGAGATTGAGATTGAGGGTCACCGCCTCAATTACAGCGCCCGCATTTAATGTTAAAGCGTAATCGGGAGTCCCTTCAGCGGAAGCATCGGCGGGCAGATCGCCGTATGCTGACAAGGCCTGATCGATCGTTACGCCTTGGCCGCCGGGTTCGGTTAGGGTCCCGGTAACGCCTAGGATATCCGTCCCCACATTTGAAATCGCCGTCGGGATCAAAATGCTTTCGCCTGGATCGAGACAGCCGTTGCCGTTGCCGCCGGCGGCGTCATCCAGCTGCCACGCGGTGAGGAGGAGATTCGGCAGTGTCTCAACGGTGATATCGGCTTCCATCAGGTCGCCGGAAGGGGTGTTGATCAAAACCGTGATTTGCGTGGGCGCATTATTGTAATCATTTGAGCTGGGATCGCTCGTCGCGCTGAATTCATAGTTGCCGCTGCTGCCGGGATAGGGGTCGCCGTCATCCGCCCCCTCGCCCGCCTGCAAATTGTATAAGCCGTCGGCCTGTTCAACCATCACCAGCGGATGCCATTCGTTCTGGTTGCCGCTGACGTTTTCGTCGACGTGATAGATCACAAGACCTGCGCCGTCGATATACGCATCATCCAGAACCTGCTGCCGATTCTCGATCATAAAATACTCATTATCAGGCAGCCCGTTGGTCCAAACAATATAAGCGACGGCATGGTCTTCGACGCGCGGAAATTCGACATCCGTCAGATTTGTTTCGGGTATGACCGGATCCAGGAAGCCGAGTTTCATCTTCGACCAGGCGCAGAAGTGCACCGGGGTCCGGCCGCCGTTCCCCCAGCTGCCGCCGGACATCATCCCCCACGAACCGATGCCGCTCGAAGAGTAATCGGTGTCATAGAGATCGGGCAGCCCGAGGACATGGCCGAATTCGTGGCCGAAGACGCCGCGCTCCCCATCTTCAGGTTCCATTGAATAACTCGATGTGGTCACGCCGTCAACGCTCTGGGGCGGCATCGACCAGGCATGGGAGTGAATATCATTGTCGCTGCCCGTTGTCTCGCGTCCCGGACCGGCGTGCACGACAAAGAGAGCGTCGACGATCCCGTCATCATCGCCCGAATTGGGAATCCCATCGGGTCCATCATTGTCAAACTGCGAGAAATCGACATCGGGATCGGCCGCGACGACCGCATCCTCGGCGAGCTTTTGAGCGTTGTGCGGATAACTGCCGAAGCCCGCCTGCCCGTCGACATAGTAGTCATATGATTCCGGCATCCGGATCCAGACGGTGACGACGCCGGTCACACCGAACGCGCCGTAGGAGTTTTCAATGTAATAGTCCCGCATCGATCCGGCCGGATAGGTCTCCTCGGAGAAGAGCAGATCCCAGTAATGCTGCTGCGGGTAATCGCCCTGGTCGGCGACATTGTCATCAAAATCGACGAGGATGACGAGGGCTTGGCGTTCCGTCGCCGCCATCGCGTCGCCGCTCCGCAGCCATCCGGCCGCCGAACCGAGAGGTTGATTCACGCCACGCGCCCGGGCCAGGATCATGCTCTCGACGTGTTCCGCCAAACGCCCCTCTTCCCGCAGCTGTTGTACAATATCGGGATGCAGGGACACCGCCTGTGCGCTTTGCGTCAAGAACCCCAACAGGAGCAGGGCGGCGAAGGCAAGGGCGGCGGCTATTCCATGGCGTGCTTCAGCTGTGATACGGGGACGCATACCGGGTTCCTCCTCAAAGAAATCTTTGCGACGGCAGCCATCATGTCAAACAGCTCAAAAACTGCTTCTATTTTGACACATGATGGGCGTTTTGAACAGGTCCGGTCGGAGCAGCCGTAAACAGCGGCCGCGCTATAATTCGGGATGCTTCTCCCGTTCGAGGGCCACCCACTGCAGATGGCGGCGGATATAACCCGCCCCCGGTAGAAACCACCCGAGAATGAGTCCCGCGCCGAGACCCCCAAGATGCCCCCAGGCATCGCCGTTGAACAATGAGGGCAGAATAAAGAGCACCATCAGCGGGATATAGATCCGCCGTGTCTTCCATTTCTGCCGCGCGCTGAGGCGGCGATAGAAACGGACCAGAAAGATAATCATCATCCCGGCCAATCCGAAAATCGCGCCCGACGCCCCGACCGAGAGGAAAACGCTTTGTTTTTGTACAAGTGAAAAGACCGCCCCGCCCAGTCCCGTCACCAGATACGCGGGCACTGTATTCAAGCGTCCGAAGGTATATTCCACCGCCGCCGAAGCCGCCAGCAGCGAGGCCATATTGTATAAGAGATGATTCGCTCCGGCGTGCATGAAGATCGTCGCGACGAGATAATAATACTTCCCTTCAGCTACCCCGATCCGCCACCGCTGGGAGAGGTTCATCAGCTCGGCGATATAATCCCCCTTCCAGAGGAATATCAGCAGACCGGCGACAAGGAGATTGAGCAGAACCAATCCTTCCGTCGCGGAAAAACCCGATTTGGGAAAGATGGTGCGGAGGAATTCGGGCAAGGGGGGCGCGGGAAGGGGAAGCGGTTCGATGACCGCGCCGCCGCTCTGTGAATCCAATCCGTCTTTGCGTTTCCGTGAGCCGGACGCCGCTTTACGATTCTCCGCATCGTCGTTCGCAAAGCGTGTTTCCTCGCCCTCATCCAAAATATCACTCGGATAAATAATCTCGTCGCCGGTTGAATCCCGCTTCGAATCCATCTCACTCCAGAAAAGCTCCAGGTCGGCAGCGCGGCGCCAGCGATGGCCCGAGGCCTCGCCGGCATGAACCCACGTTTCAGGCGAGATCCGGCCGGAACGGACCCACTGGGGCCACTCGGCTTCCTGGATCCAAATGTCCCCTTTCGGTGTGCGAACCCCAATCATCTCTCCATCGTAGTGCAGTTCTGGATGCGCGGCCAAGCCGGATCATGGCATGATCGAGGGGCTCGAGAACCTGTGCCTTCTGTTTTTCCGTCCGCCCTGCCCCCCTTGCGGTTAATCAGAGCGCTATCGTAGCGTCGGCGACATGCTTTCCCTATCTGAAGGCCCGTGATCGGCTCCTCTGGGCTCTTTTGCTCCGCGTCTGGACCGATTGGAAAAACCGCTCGTACTCGTCAGACCGGAGACCGTCATCCGGTCGAGCAGCGACCTCCGGGATCTATTCCGCACAGCAGTTCGGGATGGGCGGCTAACCGAGAGGCGCCTCAGAAGAAGCCCTTTGCGAGCCTCAGGATGCCCTGGCTCCACGGCACGCGATGCGACACGCCGCTGGCGTTCCGGAACTGGTCCACATGCTCCACGTACCAGCGGTAGTTGCGCACCAGCGCGTCCTTGTTCGAGTACCGGGGCTGGTATCCCAGGATCTTCTCCGCCTTTTCGATACTGACAAATGAATCCTTGCTGGCCGTTTCATAGACCCACTTGTACAGCGGCGACAGCCTCAGCAGTTCCAAGAAGCGCAACGTCCAGATCATCGGTCCCGCCGGGAACCCTCGGATCTTCTTCCCATGGCCGGCGGCGTCCAGCACCGCCTGGTAATCCTCGCGCATCGTCGTGAAGATCTTCGCACCGATATTAAATGTGTCGTTCACGGCGGTTGCATCCAGCTTCATCGTCAGCCAGATTGCATCGCACAAGTCTTCCACATCCAGCAACTGGTACCGGTTCTTGCCGTTGCCGATCATCGGGAATCCATGGCCCGTGAAGGCCCAGTCGTAGAACAGCGCAAACACGCCCAGCCGTTCCGGGCCGATGAAAGACTTGGGCCGGATGATAGGCACGCACAAACCGCGGGTCCGGGCCTTCATGCATTCCCCTTCCGCCGCGATCTTCGCGCGTCCATAGGGGCCCACCCCGATCATTTGGTCGTTTTCCACCAGCGGATGGTGGTCTGGAATTCCATAGACGGCCGTGCTGGAAATCATGACAAACCGCGTCACCCCGTTCTTCTCGGCCGCTGCCAGCAGGTTGCGGGTGCCGTCCACGTCCGTAGTGAAGATGTCCTGCTCCGAATAGAGCGGCAAGGCCGCCGCCGTATGCACCACCCACTGGACCCCTTCCGTCGCCTTGGCCACCATCGCTGTATCGCGGATGTCCCCCTTCAGCGCTTCCACCCGGTCCTTCTCGGGATAATCGAACTCCACCAAGTCCAGGGAGCGGATGTCGGTCATTCCCTTCGCCAGTAAATGGCGGATCAAGTTGATCCCCAAAAATCCGCTGCCGCCCGTCACCAGCACCCGGCCCGAAATCGTTCCGCTCATACTCTCGCTCCTCTGTATAATTGCCCGTTTGTTTTAATCTGCTTACGGCTCAAGTCAAATGATAGTCAATCGTCGGCCGGACGTTGTGGATGAGAAAATTCGCGTAGATCTGGTCTGTCCCCGCTCTCAACCGCTCCACCAAGGCGGGCTCCCTTATACAATTCGCTCTGATATAATTCAAAAGCTCCGGCGTGTTCTGGATTTCATCCAAAATCGACGGCCGCCGGCTGTTAAAGCGTAAAGGCGAAGGCCTCCACCAGTGCCCCCGGCAGTCGGGCGCTGCTCACCTGTCGCCCGCCGTAGGTCATGTTGCTGAGAATCATCTCACGATCCTTGGTGAGAGCGATCAGGTTCTCACCGAACATGCGGTAGAACGATTCATCGAAGCGCATCACATTGAGCGGCGCAACGATCCTCCCGTTCTCCACCCAGAAGGTCGCGAAACGGGTCATGCCGGTAATCCGGCACGCCGCGCGGTCCGAGTAGTTGAGGTAGTGAAGGTTGTTGATGTACGCACCGGTGCCGAGCTTCTGCAGAATCTCGTCCTGCCTGAGGTCGCCGCCGGCCATGTCAAACGACAGCGGCCACTCTTCCCCTTCGGCCGCATTGGTCTCCTCGCCATATTCCTTGGCGGTGCGCGGCGAGACGAGGGCATCCCTGAATTTCCCACCGTCGATCATGACCACCTTGTCCGGCTTGATGAATCCCTTTCCATCAAAGTTGGGGGCGATCCCCTCGGCTGTGTTCTCGCTCATGGTCACCGCCGGGTTCACTGTTTCGTCCCCCTCCGTCATCTTGATCAGGCTGGAGATCTTTGACCGGTGATTCTTGAGCCCAAAGCCCATCCAGGACAATGTCCCGGCAATCTCATTGATCGCAGCCGGCGAGAAGTAGGCCCGGTATTTGCCCCGGGGGATGGTCTTGGCCTCCTGGTTGAGCAGCTCGAGCTGGTCGCCCGCCTCGGCCAGCTTGCGGTTGAACTCGGCATCATCCCACTTAAAGCCCGCGTAGGCCGACTTAACCGCCTTGTCATCGCGCAGGTAGAGCGAGTAGTCGAAGTTGAAGCTTCTCGACTCGAACCAATTGCGCTGCCCGAGGTTGTTGGCGAACCCGCGGTAGATGGGGCCCTGCGCATAGATTCCCACCAGATCCTTGCCCGCGCCGCCCCTCAGGATCGCGCCGATGGCCTGGTCGCGATCGGGGAGTTGATCCTCCCCCTTCCGCTCGGTGGAGTTGACGTTTGTGGCATAGAGCAGGTGGGGATCCTCGGGGATGTGGTCGAGCCTGGCGCGCAACTCCTCGATCGAGGCCTTGACGCGCGCCTGGTCTGCTTCCGCGATCCCGGTTAGCGCGACCTGTATCTGCGCGTGGGTTTGCCCGCGGATCAGATCAATCCCCACGTCGCACGATCGCACCGATCCCGGCTGGCGAATGCCGTTGTGGTTGAATCGAACGAAGTCCGAGTCTTCTCCCTCGAAACTGAGGTTGATGACCTCATCGCCCTTCAAGAGCGAGACGGCGTGGTCAGCTATACTGATGAACAGATTCTGCATCTCTCGCCCCCTTCTTACTCGCCACCAAAAACTTCGACGTCGGCAAACAGCGCGGCCGGCGAAGCGTGTCCGACTTTCATGATTTGATTCGGTTCACCTTTTCCGCAATTGGGCACGCCCAGCACGCGGAAGGTCGACTGATCGCCGACCATCTTCAGGTTGTTCCAGAACGTCCCCGAGATCCCGCGGTAGTTCGGCTTGCGGACTAGATCAGTGAGTTTCCCATTCTCGATGAGCCTGCCCCACTCACAGCCGAACTGGAACTTGTTGCGGGAATCGTCGATCGACCACGAGGTATTGGTCTGCATGTAGATCCCCTTCTCCACCGACGCGACCATCTCGTCGAAGGTGGAAGTGCCCGGCTCGAGGTTCAAGTTTGACATGCGGTCGATCGGCGGGCGTCGCCAGCCGTCGGCACGGGTCGTGGCCACGCCCGGCAGGCCGCTTCGAGTCTGGGAGACGAGACCGCCCAACGCCCGCTTCAGTATCCCCTTCTCGATGATGAAGAGCTTCTCCGCCTTGAGGCCGTCGTCATCGAACCCGAAGGAAGCCCACTGATCGGGGATCGTGGGATCGTATGTGATGTTCAGTAGGTCGGAGCCGTACCGGAAGCTGCCCACATACTCCGGCTTGACGAAGGTTGTTCCCGCGTAGTTGCGCTCGTCACCCAGGATGCGGTCGATTTCCAGCGGGTGGCCGATCGATTCGTGAATCTGAAGGTGCATCTGGTCGGGCGCGAGCAAGAGGTCCATCGTCCCGCTCGGGCAATTCGGCGCTGATAGAAGCGCGATCGCCTCCTGCGCCAGCCTGGGCCCCTCGGTCAGGAAGCCGACCTTGTCGATGATCTCCATCCCGCCCTGGAGCGCGTAGCTCCCCGCGCCGAGATTGCGTGTCTGCGATTCCGCCCCCTCGCTCGCCGTCACGCGGAGAGTGGGAAGCAGGCGTTCAAGGGCTTGCCTGACCTCGCCCCCCCCATTCGTGAGGTAGAGAATATCCGTCTTGATGTACCAGAGGGATGCGGCGGAGTCGGCGATCCGGTCATCGATCTTCAGGCGTGCGCACTCCTTGCTCACCATGTCGATCTTGTCCTTGAGCGGCACGGATTCCCACGGGCTCTTCACCGGCGAAGCGTATTCTCCCGTGGGGTGCGGATAGGCAATCTTGCCATAGTCGACCACGCTTTTCCCGGCGGAGAGCGCCGCCCATGATTGTGCCCGCTCCACGGCGGCCCGTAGACCGTTTACGGAGAGGTCGGACGTGGCCGCATACCCATAACCACCGCCGGCCACCACTGTGATCATGACGCCCTGATCCTCGTATCGCGTGATAGGCTGGAGGACGCTCTGACGCACCTGCACGATTTCGTTGCTTTCCCGAACTGCCCGCAGAGAGCAGAAGCCGGACCCCGGCATCACCTGCCGGAATTTCTCCTTGAGCTCTTCGAACATTTTATCCTCCTCTGTCGCGGAGACGGCTGCGCGATCCTAGGATGTTCATCCAGGGTCAATCGCCTAGGGTAGCGTATCAAGCAACCGATGCGGATAAGCATAGTGGGGGTGGCGTCCGCGGTTCTGTGCGCAGCCCGCCCCGCGGCCACTCGGTCACGGTGGAGTTGGCGTTCTCCATTGGATGAGGGCAGGATCTCGATGAAACCATTCGAGTCCCAAGTCGCATGCAAGAAGGAGAACGCCTATGGACCGTTATATCGGGCTGGATGCCCATTCGTCAAGCTGTACCATGGCCGTAGTCGGTCCCAGTGGCCGGCGGCTGCAATCGAAGGTGCTGGAGACAAACGCCCGGGAGTTGATCGACTTCTTGAAGAGCCTTCCCCGACCCCGGCATCTGTGTCTCGAAGAGGGGACGCATTCGGCCTGGCTTTACGAGGAGTTGGCGCCGCATGTGGACAAGATTGTGGTGGTCGGGGTGGGCAAGCGTCGGGGATCGAAGAGCGATGCGGTCGATGCCTTCGGCTTGGCCGAAGCGATCCGGTACGGGTGCAATGCCGGATCAAGAGCCTGTTTCGTTCGCGCGGGATTGCGGCTGGAGGAGTGAAGGTCTACCGGACATCCGTGCGCGAGGAATGGAGAAAGAAGCTTCCGGCGGCCATGCACTCTCTGGTCGAGATCCTCTACGAGGAGCTGGACGCGGTCCGCGAGCTGCAGCGGCGGACCGAGAGAAGGAGATGCTGGAGAGGAGTCGCACCGGCATGGGATCTCCCGCATCCTGGAGACGTGTCCGGGCCTGGGGCCGATTCGCATCGCACAGCTCCTGCCGGTCGTGGTGACGCCGTATCGATTCTCGAACAAGCGTGCGTTCTGGAGCTATGCCGGTCTGGGCATCATCATGCGGAGTTCCTCGGACTGGGCGCGAGCGAAAGACGGATCTTGGGTACGCCTGCCGGTATAGCAGACCCGAGGCTTATCGGCTATCGGCATCGGCTTCTTACTTGTATATTTTGAACGGATGGGTAGTCGCGGGCGGCGACGGGATCGGTTCGGCCGAGGGTGAGCAGAATGGCGGCGGCGGCGAGTATACTACAGCGAAGTGTACTTACAATGCCGCCAACAAATCGCATCCCCCCCCCCGGCCGCAGCCTGCTAACGCAGAACTGTGATTCTCTTTGTGCCCCTAGTGGTTCCCGCTTCCAATTGTAACAGATAAGTTCCTGGGGCGGCCGGCGCGCCGCGCGAATCAGTCCCATCCCAAATCATCGTCCCTATCGATCCGAGGAACTCGAATTGATTGATGCGCCGTCCGGCGATATCAAAGATCGAGAGGCGCGCCGCTCCACTTTCAGGAGTTGCCCATGTCAAATGCGTCGTCGATGAAAACGGGTTCGGCTGGGCGGAGAGGATGAATCCCTTGCCGGCGACAAATCCCGAATTGATTGCCGCCGGATCGCAGCCCAGGTCATGAGCGCCAATGCGACCACAGTTGCTTCCATTCGGATGATTGCCCGGCAGGCACGGGGAATCGATACTTAATGTCAAATCGTCAATGGGAGCATCGCAGAATTGCGGATCGGCGGAGAAATTGCCCAGTTCATTGTTATAGCCGGCAATGCATCCGACATAGTCGCCGCCTTCATTGCCGTAGACATCACAGCAATAGAAGGCCGGATTGCCGGGTTGCGCAAAGCAATAAACAGCCTCGCCGATAATGCCAAAAGAAAATATGGATGAAACGACCACTGGATAAGATTCCATTGCGAGCGCGAGGCAGGCTCCGTCCGACGCCGTGTTTTCGAAAAATGTACAAGATCCCATAATGCAATTTGATTCATATTGGAAGTACCCGCCTCCCCCGTGATCGCCCGCCCAGTTGCGCATAAAAGTGCAGCCGGTTATCGATGGAGACGAGTAGTCGGTGAAATAAAGACCGCCGCCGGTGATCGCGTGATTTTCAGTAAACTCGCAGTCTTCTATGGAGTTTGATGTGCCGGAATTTGTCAGAAAAATGCCTCCGCCCCAATTCCCGCTGTTGGCATGGAATGTACAGGCCAAAACGGCGAACGAATCAGGATCCGATATAAACAAGCCCGCGCCGCTCGCTGCGGAATTGTGCCGAATCTCGCATTCCCCCAGATTAAAGCGCGCCGTGTGGCCGTAAACGCCGCCCCCGGCCGCGGCTTCATTGTATTCAAAAGTCGTTGCCGTTGCGCTAATTGAGGAGGCTTCACGACAATATATGCCGCCGCCGGATTGGACTACTTTATTTTCATCAAAGATGCAGTTTTCCAGAGTGATATTCGAATAAGATCGGCCACAGAGGCCGCCGCCGCTCAGCAAGGCCGAATTGCGCCAAAATTCGCAATCGGTGAAGGTTGCGTGGCTGTCCCAGCAGCAAATCCCGGCGCCATAATCGGCTTCGTTGAAAATAAATCTGCAATTTATGAAATTCGGATTTGAATTCGCAAGATATGCTCCTCCTCCATCATCCCAGGCGAAATTGGCGCCAAAGACGCAATTTGTGATTGTCGGATTAGCATTGAGGCAATAGATGGCGCCGCCGTCGTCATGAAACCCGCTGGTTATTCCGATTCCTTCAAGGCAAAAATCGGAGGAAAGATTTTCAAAATAAAAGGCTCTGTGATAATTGGATTCGTCTCCTTCAGGATGGATTTCCGTGGTATTGGGATCGCCGGTCTGCGACCGAATTGTTAATGTCTTTTGATAGATGTAAACGTCCCGGTTGCCGGGTCCGGTAAAATATCCGTCGGTTAGTTCGATAATATCACCGTTAATCGAACCATCGACCGCCGCTTGAATAGTTGGGAAATTTCCCATCCCGTTGGGCTGGACGATCCAGGTCGTTCCCAAAGCGGTTGCGGGTAGCGCAAACACCAAGAGCAGAGAGATGTTGTAGCGTAGCATGTTGTACCTCCGGTGAATGAGTTAATTGGACCCAAGCCCAGATAGGCTACCGCATTATGAGAAAAACTGAAAGGCGTTGGACTCTCGCCCGTTAGGTATCCGAACGGCAGGAGCAATGGAGGCGTAACCGGGACGTCTTGTATGAGCGCAAACAAGGGAGTGATCGGTGTCATGCTCGCCGTCGCCATTGGTGCGAATTGGCTAACTCCTTCCTCCGCAGGAGATTATGCGGTTGTTAGTACCGGACAGGAACGGCGTTTCGGCGATCTCTATCAGGGCGCCTGCCCCTCGGGGGGCAATCGTATCTTGGCCAGGACGCCCAGTATGAAGGGCATCAGCCAGGTAATATTCTCAACGGCGAAATGTTGACCGTGCATGATACCCAAACCGGACTGACCGGGTGAGGCGTCCCCGGTTTTCTTGGACACCGAATTGGGGTAAAACCAAGGAAACAAGGAGGCGAAGATGGCCAGTTGCTGGCGCAGGGCAGCCTTTTCCAGCGCCAGGATTGTCCGCGCCATGAGGGATGTCCGGAGGCAGGCGAATAGGGCTGATATGAATGTGCGCATAGTAGGCATGAGTATATCACAATGGCGGACTTGTTGAATTCCAGGGAGTTACGGGGTTACGTGGACTACGACTTCTCTGATGGCAAGGAGTTGCGGCCTTTTCGCGGAGAACGCAGGTCACTCAACGGTCAAATGGGGCACCTTGGGCCAACCATGCAAGAAAATGATCAACCGGCAGAACTTCGATTCCATCCTCAGTCTCCATTCGTCGATCACCAAGAAAGACCAGGAACCTTCGACGGAGATTCGGCAGATCACGCATCGCGCGCAGCCCATTGAGCGATGAGGAGTCGTAGTGTTTGCCAGATTTCACTTCAATAGCAAGATAGTCGGTATCTCTGCGCAGTAGAAAATCGACTTCTGTCTGGGTGGCTTCCGCCGGAGCCCAGTAATAAAATTCATCAAAAATCCCGCGATAATCTCGATAGGCGCGTAGAAGGCCGGCGATCCACCCCTCAAAAAGGTGTCCCTTTTCCTCCGGTGTTGGTGGGCCCAGTTGTCGTTTTG
This Candidatus Eisenbacteria bacterium DNA region includes the following protein-coding sequences:
- a CDS encoding T9SS type A sorting domain-containing protein produces the protein MLRYNISLLLVFALPATALGTTWIVQPNGMGNFPTIQAAVDGSINGDIIELTDGYFTGPGNRDVYIYQKTLTIRSQTGDPNTTEIHPEGDESNYHRAFYFENLSSDFCLEGIGITSGFHDDGGAIYCLNANPTITNCVFGANFAWDDGGGAYLANSNPNFINCRFIFNEADYGAGICCWDSHATFTDCEFWRNSALLSGGGLCGRSYSNITLENCIFDENKVVQSGGGIYCREASSISATATTFEYNEAAAGGGVYGHTARFNLGECEIRHNSAASGAGLFISDPDSFAVLACTFHANSGNWGGGIFLTNSGTSNSIEDCEFTENHAITGGGLYFTDYSSPSITGCTFMRNWAGDHGGGGYFQYESNCIMGSCTFFENTASDGACLALAMESYPVVVSSIFSFGIIGEAVYCFAQPGNPAFYCCDVYGNEGGDYVGCIAGYNNELGNFSADPQFCDAPIDDLTLSIDSPCLPGNHPNGSNCGRIGAHDLGCDPAAINSGFVAGKGFILSAQPNPFSSTTHLTWATPESGAARLSIFDIAGRRINQFEFLGSIGTMIWDGTDSRGAPAAPGTYLLQLEAGTTRGTKRITVLR
- a CDS encoding IS110 family transposase; amino-acid sequence: MSRILETCPGLGPIRIAQLLPVVVTPYRFSNKRAFWSYAGLGIIMRSSSDWARAKDGSWVRLPV
- a CDS encoding TldD/PmbA family protein — its product is MFEELKEKFRQVMPGSGFCSLRAVRESNEIVQVRQSVLQPITRYEDQGVMITVVAGGGYGYAATSDLSVNGLRAAVERAQSWAALSAGKSVVDYGKIAYPHPTGEYASPVKSPWESVPLKDKIDMVSKECARLKIDDRIADSAASLWYIKTDILYLTNGGGEVRQALERLLPTLRVTASEGAESQTRNLGAGSYALQGGMEIIDKVGFLTEGPRLAQEAIALLSAPNCPSGTMDLLLAPDQMHLQIHESIGHPLEIDRILGDERNYAGTTFVKPEYVGSFRYGSDLLNITYDPTIPDQWASFGFDDDGLKAEKLFIIEKGILKRALGGLVSQTRSGLPGVATTRADGWRRPPIDRMSNLNLEPGTSTFDEMVASVEKGIYMQTNTSWSIDDSRNKFQFGCEWGRLIENGKLTDLVRKPNYRGISGTFWNNLKMVGDQSTFRVLGVPNCGKGEPNQIMKVGHASPAALFADVEVFGGE